In Bos taurus isolate L1 Dominette 01449 registration number 42190680 breed Hereford chromosome 11, ARS-UCD2.0, whole genome shotgun sequence, one DNA window encodes the following:
- the LOC101906743 gene encoding cytochrome c oxidase subunit 7C, mitochondrial, with the protein MLGQSIRRFTTSVVRRSRYEEGPGKNIPFSVENKWRLLAMMTLFFGSGFAAPFFIVRH; encoded by the coding sequence ATGTTGGGACAGAGCATCCGGAGGTTCACAACCTCAGTGGTTCGTCGGAGCCGCTATGAGGAGGGTCCAGGGAAGAATATACCATTTTCAGTGGAAAACAAGTGGAGATTACTAGCTATGATGACTTTGTTCTTTGGGTCCGGATTTGCTgcacctttctttatagtaagACACTAA